ATACCGGTTAGTGAAAGATCCTATTATCTGGTGGAAAACCGGCAGCCGATCGGGTATGACCGCATTCTTCCGGATTCCGGTCTTCTCATTTTGAAAGTTACGCCCTGGGAAGAAGAAGGCTCCGGGACGGTGAAAATCATGAATGCCGACCCGAATGTCCCCCATTTTGCCCGAGCCACCTTCAAACTGGATAAGAATAATAGAAATTTATTTCTGGATAAGGATAATCAAATTGCTGTCATCCCCCTTTGGCACGAGGAAGGAAAACAAGGGGTGCTCATTACTACTCCCGAAAAAAGCGCTATGGCCTTGAAAGCGGCCCAGAAGGTGCAACAGCACCTGACTGGCCTTTCGGAACCAAAAAGCACCGAAGACCGAAGGCGCCTTGAGGAAACGGTAAGTTCTTTCAAGACATTTGATTTTAAAAAATGTCTGCAGGCCGGTAATCCTGATTAATCATATCCTGAGGCCGGAACAAACCTACTTTCCCCCAAAAAAGGCCTTATAACCCCCATAGCCCTCTTTTTCCAGATCTTCTTTGGAAATGAAACGGAGGGCCGCGGAATTCAGACAATAGCGCAATCCCGTGGGTTTTGGCCCGTCATTAAAGACATGGCCCAGGTGGGAATCGCCGTGTTTGCTCCGGACCTCGGTCCGCCGCATAAAAAAGCCTCGATCCTCTTTTTCAATGATATTGCCCGGCTCCAGGGGCTTGGTAAAGCTCGGCCAGCCGGTACCGGAATCATATTTATCCAGGGAGCTGAACAGAGGTTCCCCAGAAACGATGTCCACATAGATTCCTTCTTTTTTGTTGTCCCAGTATTCATTCTTAAAAGCCGGTTCGGTCCCCTCTTTCTGGGTCACTTCATATTGCAGGGGGGTCAGTTTTTTCCGCAGGACGGCATCATCCGGTTTTTGATAACCCTTTTCTTTCTCAATCGGAAGATTAAGCTTGGATTCCCCCCAATTCTTTTTCAGGAATTGGTCCCTTCCGGAGTTATAGCGATAATATTTGTATCTCAAGGGATTTTTTTTGGCATAATCCTGATGATATTCTTCTGCTTCATAAAACTGGGTAAACGGCAGTATTTCAGTAGCGATGGGTTTGGTAAACCTGCCGGAACGCATCAGCGCTTCTTTGGATTTCTCGGCCAGTTTTTTTTGTTCCTCGTCATGGTAGAAGATGATGCTGCGGTATTGCTCGCCGCGGTCCACAAATTGTCCACCTGGATCCGTGGGATCGATGTGGCGCCAGAAGTAATCAAGCAGAGTGGTATAGGATACCCGGGAGGGGTCGTAAAAGACCTGAATCGCCTCCACATGGCCGGTTGTTCCTGCCGATACTTCTTTATAAGTGGGATTTTTTTTGTGTCCGCCAGTGTAGCCTGAAATCACCTTGCTCACCCCGGGAAGCTTTTCAAAATCGGCTTCGGTACACCAGAAACAACCTCCGGCCAAGGTGGCTTGCTGACTGGTTTTCTTTTCTTCGGTCATGGTTTTTCCCGCCTTTTGGTTTGAACTTTCAGTTGGTTGACTGGCCATAATCAATAAGAAAAGGCCGATGGCTGCAA
The sequence above is a segment of the Deltaproteobacteria bacterium genome. Coding sequences within it:
- the msrB gene encoding peptide-methionine (R)-S-oxide reductase MsrB; translation: MNNRKIFWAIAAIGLFLLIMASQPTESSNQKAGKTMTEEKKTSQQATLAGGCFWCTEADFEKLPGVSKVISGYTGGHKKNPTYKEVSAGTTGHVEAIQVFYDPSRVSYTTLLDYFWRHIDPTDPGGQFVDRGEQYRSIIFYHDEEQKKLAEKSKEALMRSGRFTKPIATEILPFTQFYEAEEYHQDYAKKNPLRYKYYRYNSGRDQFLKKNWGESKLNLPIEKEKGYQKPDDAVLRKKLTPLQYEVTQKEGTEPAFKNEYWDNKKEGIYVDIVSGEPLFSSLDKYDSGTGWPSFTKPLEPGNIIEKEDRGFFMRRTEVRSKHGDSHLGHVFNDGPKPTGLRYCLNSAALRFISKEDLEKEGYGGYKAFFGGK